CAACTCCTTGAAGATTTAAAGAGCTGCATTTTCCATTgaaggaataaaaacagaaagagggagCCATGGGATGGCAGGAAACCCTGAATTccagcaagcaaacaaaaactagCCAGTCTGTCAGCCAAAGGTACAGAagcaaggaaaggagaaatggaagaaaagggtTTTCCCTACACAACATTGAGAAAGGTTAGAGACGGTGAACACTggcaggaagagaaagcaggTAGGGTaatgaggggaaaggaagagggaaaaggagcagagaggaaggaggagagaaagtacTGTTACCAGCGTGACCATTGTCATACAAGGGGCATTCAGAAATCTAATACAAAGGATAAGACTATCCATAACAACTTTGTCAAAGAATCCACAGGGCAGACCCACTCCTTCCTTATCTAGTAATCTCTGTAGCAATTGCAGACTTGGGTAGAAAGCAGAACAATTCAATGTCATGAATTTCACAGATTCCCACCTAATATATGAATTCAAACTTCTGTGCTTGTGTAAGGCACGGGTTGTGCAGAAGGAGAAATAGGACAGCAAGTATCCCATAGATTTTTATTATCCCATGGGATATATCTACGAAAAACTGGCTGATCTGATCCATTATCCCACTTGTAGATGGTCTAGAATGGTTACATTGTCACATATATTACCtgattttaaagttaaatgttCTCTGTTAACACTACTTACATAAATAACAAATTGCTTTGGCCATTAAAACCTAGCAAATTAGGGGAATTGAAACAGCCACTACTGCCAACAAGAACTTGAAAGCTGCAAACTTTCAGCCTTGGAGGGGGCCATGGTGCGGCCTGTGAGGCATAAGAAATCGGTCAATTACTCACAGTTTGAGGACTCTGACAGTGATGATGACTTTATTTCTGCAACTGCACCTttaaataaaaaacccagaacaacATCAAAGGAGTTAAAACTAGAAACAAGGAAACCTAAACTGAAGAATCTCCAGAAAGAAGATATCCCATTGCAAGAGAAAACCCCTAAAAAAAGGATGGCTTTAGATGACAAGCTCTACCAGCGAGACTTAGAAGTCGCACTTGCTTTATCAGTGAAGGAACTTCCAACAGTCACCACTGATGCGGAAGAGGCTCAAGATAAAAGCATTGAAAAGTGTGACAGTCGTGAAAGTGAAACAATGAGTAAGGCCCCTCATATCTCCAATTGCAGTGTAGCCAGCGATTATTTAGATTTGGATAAGATTACTGAGGAAGATGATTTTCCTGGTgttcaagggaaaagaaaagcagcatcAAAGGCTATGGTACAACAGAGGAAGATTCTTCTGGAAGGCAGTGATGGCGATAGTGCTAATGACTCTGAACCAGACTTTGCAACTGGTGAAGAGTCCGAGGATGACTCTGATTTTAGTGAGAGTGAAGATAATGATGAAGACTTCActgtgagaaaaaataaagtgaaagaaattaaaaagaaagaagtgaaggtCAAATCCCCAgttgaaaagaaggagaagaaacctAAATCCAAATGTAATACTTTGGTGACTTCAGGAGACTCTGCTCCAGCTTCTGTGAAATCAGAACTTCAGCCTTCACCAAAAAAGGTTTCTGGTTCTTTGGAAGTCACTAGGAAACCATTACAAATACGCAGTCCTTTGgctgaaaacaaaaaacctaagtgGGTCCCACCAGCGATGTCCGGAAGCAGCAGCATCAGGAGCCCACTGGCAGGCGTGTCTGTTAAGTCTCCAAATCAGAGTCTCCGCCTGGGTTTGTTCAGATTAGCACGAGTTAAACCTTTGCATCCAAATGCCACTAGTAGCTGAGTGTGATAGTAAACACATGTTTGATTAAGAGAATCACAGTTTTACAAGTGTGTTTATATttgatttgtgtttatatttaaggAGGGTATCATAAGATAAAGGAATCCTTTAATGTCCTATAAATTGCCTCTACCCATTCCATGATGATATTCTCTGAAGCTATTCAAGATTTCAATAAGGGGTTTGTTTATCAGAATTATCTTGTAATGCCCTTTCCTTCTGGAGAATGTGTTCTATTTTTCCTGTGTATAATAAGTCATTGTCATTCAGTGGTTGTCACTTTGACATGGAGAAAGTCCATGTTGCATGCTATTCTTTTCTAGAAACATGATGCTCCTTTCTAGCTTTGTCTAATTTATGGCACCTTAATTGTAACTATTCAgagtttaaaaggaaacattccCACTTTTTCCAGAAGACATTTCTGAAATCTTACTTAAGCTACATTGTCAGTTTAATTgcaaaaatgtttcatattttagtCAAATACTAAGAATTTAGAATTCATTTACCCATTAAAATGGTTGCTATAATGACCTATGTCTCCTACTCAGAAGTAGATGTTTATTGTATAGCAAATAGAATTTCATGACATTTTATGAAGTTCTCATCAAAGCctttaataaaagtgaaaaagttttgaaaaaaaaaaaaacaaaaaaaactagcaAATTAGTATTCTGGATTGGGATGGAACAGAATACTATGTAGAACAAACATGACTGTTTTCAGTCAAACGAGTTTTGTTTATCAGCTGTATGATTCCCTTGTGGCATCAGAAGGAACCCCTGACCTCCACAGGTATCTTTCCAGTCCTCCTCCCCCTTGTTCTAGGTTCCTAGAACCCATCCTTTGACTCATCTCTTGAACTCTCAGACCCTTCTTGTTCAGCAGTTGCCTCACTGTCCCATTTCTAACCATAGGTCTTCACTGCTTACCTTCACTGGGGCGTTCCCCTGCTACACGCTTTTTACAGCCATTTTTCTTCAGCAGCTGTTGCTTGGCTTCCTCCCTGGTGTG
Above is a window of Panthera uncia isolate 11264 chromosome C1 unlocalized genomic scaffold, Puncia_PCG_1.0 HiC_scaffold_4, whole genome shotgun sequence DNA encoding:
- the LOC125912496 gene encoding RAD51-associated protein 1-like, with translation MVRPVRHKKSVNYSQFEDSDSDDDFISATAPLNKKPRTTSKELKLETRKPKLKNLQKEDIPLQEKTPKKRMALDDKLYQRDLEVALALSVKELPTVTTDAEEAQDKSIEKCDSRESETMSKAPHISNCSVASDYLDLDKITEEDDFPGVQGKRKAASKAMVQQRKILLEGSDGDSANDSEPDFATGEESEDDSDFSESEDNDEDFTVRKNKVKEIKKKEVKVKSPVEKKEKKPKSKCNTLVTSGDSAPASVKSELQPSPKKVSGSLEVTRKPLQIRSPLAENKKPKWVPPAMSGSSSIRSPLAGVSVKSPNQSLRLGLFRLARVKPLHPNATSS